The following are encoded together in the Pedobacter steynii genome:
- a CDS encoding glycoside hydrolase family 31 protein, with translation MYRQVFIFVAFLWSGLSAQAQEIKWEQVAPGIWKGMVGKPENYNLLTASGAQPATEGLKRIGEADFPLLKQEIVAKLNDGKTYLRFPLNKKEQLYGFGLNFQTVHQRGKILELHVDHYGGKDNGRTHAPTPFYVSSDGYGVFINSARYLKVYAGSAVRRDSKDAPEAKDRNTDKTWSSRPYSDAVEILVPAEGVEFYVFAGPKPLDAISRYNLFNGGGPLPPRWGLGFTQRVKTLYTAAEVEKEAQAFADKGFPLDYIGLEPGWQSKAYPCTFEWDNSRYPDPAGFVKHMLSKGIRLNLWTNPYVSPLASIYKDLKPYTADHTVWLGAVPDLTLPEARTILFGQLKKAQVDIGVSGYKFDEVDGYDHYLWPDVTSFPSGKSAEQMRQTYGLLIQRYSAELFHQRNQRTYGLVRASNGGGTAMPYVIYNDYYNHEDFITALINSSFSGVLWTPEARASKTGEEWLRRMQSVVFSPMAMINAWSSGTKPWSYPEVEQQVKDMALLRMQMMPYWYSEFAKYHFQGIPPFRAMNLEEGFLSEVKKELKSTNLEDNPYVEAVSKEVKDQYMAGEYLLVAPMFAGKSSRTVILPRGKWFDFYTGKFAGDGEVITVTPGLDRIPVYVKDGGIIPMGPALMQAPKPTDKINLEIRYYGSKPGKYLLYDDDGESFNYEKGDFSFREINITKGSNGVLKTSVSKAEKGKPNTLDKITFKAMTSHE, from the coding sequence ATGTATAGACAAGTATTTATCTTTGTAGCCTTTTTATGGTCTGGTCTGTCGGCACAGGCGCAGGAAATTAAGTGGGAGCAGGTAGCCCCCGGGATCTGGAAAGGAATGGTGGGAAAACCGGAAAACTATAACCTGCTTACCGCATCGGGAGCTCAGCCGGCAACAGAAGGCTTAAAGCGAATCGGAGAGGCCGATTTCCCACTCCTTAAACAAGAAATTGTGGCCAAACTGAATGATGGCAAGACCTATCTCCGCTTTCCTTTAAACAAAAAGGAACAGCTTTATGGTTTTGGACTTAACTTTCAGACGGTTCACCAAAGGGGGAAGATCCTCGAATTACACGTAGATCATTATGGAGGCAAAGACAATGGCCGGACGCATGCGCCGACACCTTTCTATGTCTCTTCTGATGGTTATGGGGTATTCATCAATTCTGCCCGTTACTTAAAAGTATATGCAGGATCTGCAGTAAGAAGGGACAGCAAAGATGCGCCCGAAGCGAAAGACCGCAATACGGATAAAACCTGGTCTTCGCGTCCTTATTCGGATGCAGTGGAAATTCTGGTTCCTGCAGAAGGTGTGGAATTTTATGTGTTTGCAGGCCCTAAACCTTTAGATGCCATCAGCAGGTATAACCTGTTTAATGGTGGTGGTCCTTTGCCTCCGCGCTGGGGACTTGGCTTTACACAAAGGGTAAAAACGCTTTACACTGCCGCTGAAGTAGAAAAGGAAGCCCAGGCATTTGCCGATAAAGGTTTCCCGCTGGATTATATCGGACTGGAACCGGGATGGCAGAGTAAAGCCTATCCATGTACTTTTGAATGGGATAACAGCCGTTATCCTGACCCTGCAGGGTTTGTGAAACACATGCTCAGTAAGGGAATCAGGCTGAATTTATGGACCAATCCATATGTTTCTCCACTTGCCTCTATCTATAAAGACCTGAAACCTTATACTGCCGATCATACGGTATGGCTTGGTGCCGTGCCAGACCTGACCCTACCGGAAGCAAGAACGATCTTGTTCGGACAATTAAAGAAAGCTCAGGTGGATATTGGTGTCAGCGGGTACAAATTTGATGAGGTGGATGGTTACGACCATTATTTATGGCCTGATGTGACCAGTTTCCCTTCCGGAAAAAGTGCAGAACAAATGCGCCAGACTTATGGTTTGCTGATTCAGCGCTACAGTGCGGAGCTGTTTCATCAAAGAAACCAACGTACTTATGGCCTGGTCCGTGCCTCTAATGGTGGAGGAACGGCGATGCCTTACGTGATCTATAACGACTATTACAATCATGAGGACTTTATCACCGCGCTGATCAACAGCAGCTTCTCCGGTGTGCTCTGGACGCCTGAAGCGAGGGCTTCCAAAACAGGAGAGGAATGGTTGCGCAGGATGCAGTCTGTGGTGTTTTCGCCAATGGCGATGATCAACGCCTGGTCCAGCGGTACAAAACCATGGTCTTACCCGGAAGTAGAACAACAGGTAAAAGATATGGCTTTACTGCGTATGCAGATGATGCCGTACTGGTATAGCGAGTTTGCTAAATACCATTTTCAGGGCATTCCGCCATTCCGGGCAATGAACCTGGAAGAGGGTTTTTTATCGGAAGTCAAAAAGGAATTGAAAAGCACCAATCTGGAAGATAATCCTTATGTGGAAGCGGTGAGTAAAGAAGTGAAAGATCAGTATATGGCCGGAGAATACTTATTGGTTGCCCCCATGTTTGCCGGTAAAAGCAGTCGTACGGTGATCCTTCCCAGAGGGAAATGGTTTGATTTCTATACCGGCAAATTTGCGGGTGATGGAGAAGTGATCACCGTTACACCAGGACTGGACAGGATTCCGGTATATGTAAAAGATGGAGGGATTATCCCGATGGGCCCAGCCCTGATGCAGGCCCCAAAACCAACAGATAAAATCAATCTGGAAATCAGGTACTATGGAAGTAAACCGGGTAAATACCTGCTTTACGATGATGATGGGGAAAGTTTTAACTATGAAAAGGGAGATTTCAGCTTCCGGGAAATCAACATTACCAAAGGATCCAACGGTGTATTAAAGACTTCAGTTTCCAAAGCGGAAAAGGGAAAACCGAATACTCTTGATAAAATCACTTTTAAAGCAATGACCAGTCATGAATAA
- a CDS encoding alginate lyase family protein, which yields MNKKRLSLLVFTLLGILVSLTAFAQKGTVGKEVLQTLKKTVLEQAAWAMQQQPVTVTAAGSARSAGGIHDFYSEGDYWWPDPANPDGPYIQRDGMTNPDNFVAHRLAMIRFSRIIGALASAYKITGDQKYANQAMIHLEAWFINEGSRMNPSLNFAQAIKGRFTGRGIGIIDTIQLLEVSQGVLVLEKALSKAILSGTKEWFTAYLNWLMTHTYGKDEMNAQNNHGTCFTMQVAAFAKLTGDQKLLSFCRERYKTILLPNQMANDGSFPRELSRTKPYGYSIFNLDAMTALCQILSTPKDNLWKYETADGKSIQKGVEYLYPFVKDKSKWPLKPDVMYWENWPVAQPFLVLGASAFQQENWLQTWQKLDHDPQVEEVIRNLPLRNPLIWIN from the coding sequence ATGAATAAGAAAAGATTAAGCCTGCTGGTGTTTACCCTGTTGGGGATTTTAGTTTCTCTTACCGCCTTTGCACAAAAAGGGACGGTGGGTAAGGAAGTGCTGCAGACCTTAAAAAAAACAGTACTGGAACAGGCAGCATGGGCAATGCAACAGCAACCGGTAACGGTTACCGCGGCGGGCTCGGCAAGATCTGCCGGAGGGATACATGATTTTTATTCGGAAGGTGATTACTGGTGGCCAGACCCCGCAAATCCTGATGGACCTTATATTCAGCGTGATGGAATGACCAATCCGGACAATTTTGTGGCCCACCGGCTGGCCATGATCCGGTTTAGCAGAATCATAGGGGCATTGGCCTCTGCCTATAAAATCACCGGAGATCAGAAATATGCAAATCAGGCCATGATCCATCTGGAAGCCTGGTTCATTAATGAGGGTAGCCGGATGAACCCAAGTCTAAACTTTGCCCAGGCCATCAAGGGCAGGTTTACCGGCAGAGGAATCGGCATTATTGATACCATTCAGCTGCTGGAAGTTTCGCAAGGGGTATTGGTACTGGAAAAAGCATTGAGTAAAGCAATCCTTTCAGGAACAAAAGAATGGTTTACGGCATACCTGAACTGGTTGATGACCCACACTTATGGTAAAGATGAAATGAATGCCCAAAACAACCATGGTACCTGTTTTACGATGCAGGTAGCGGCATTTGCGAAATTAACGGGAGATCAGAAACTATTGTCTTTTTGCAGAGAACGGTACAAAACAATACTTCTGCCAAACCAGATGGCCAATGATGGCAGCTTTCCAAGAGAGCTGAGCCGTACCAAGCCTTATGGTTATTCCATCTTTAACCTGGATGCGATGACCGCCCTTTGCCAGATTCTGTCTACCCCGAAGGATAATCTTTGGAAGTATGAAACTGCAGACGGGAAATCGATTCAGAAAGGAGTGGAGTACCTGTACCCATTTGTAAAAGACAAAAGCAAATGGCCTTTAAAACCAGATGTGATGTATTGGGAGAACTGGCCGGTAGCACAGCCTTTTTTAGTGTTGGGCGCTTCGGCATTTCAGCAGGAAAACTGGTTGCAGACCTGGCAAAAGCTGGATCATGATCCTCAGGTAGAAGAGGTGATCCGAAACCTGCCACTCAGAAACCCCTTAATCTGGATCAATTAG
- a CDS encoding alpha-L-fucosidase — MKLRINRKSAFLLSLSLITGSAYSQVPGDEDKEMFNQARQRDERAIDVAKTGWWTESMKRHEQRMQWWREAKFGMFVHWGLYSMPEGEWKGKVVSGYAEHLMRKEKISRAAYLELAHEFNPLKFNAEEWILNAKKAGMHYFIVTAKHHDGFALFDSGVSDFDVIDQTPFKRDPMAELAAAAKKHGMKFGFYYSHAFDWEHPDAPGNDWEYQNPGGDRLIGGANWFDNHPEWLPKAVKYVDQKAIPQIKELIRKYHPDILWFDTPHKLPLSENLRILQAIRETDPDIVVNGRLARSTSGNFGDYLNTGDRPAELRTVAGDWEAIPTTNESYGYSKHDNSHKPAKFFIQLLANAASRGGNILLNIGPKGDGSFDQKDSRILDSIGSWMKTNSVAIFGTERSALPIQSWGVVTQKEQRLYLHVFEWPEDGKLVLAGLKTAVDAAYLIADESETKLNIKRLNSSDLSIDVPAVAPDGSDAVLVLELKAPVKAEGTRLLSVRNTNRLLAFDASLHGKGFGFGDGKTDRYFVDGWKSKTQSLSWDFRTPQPAEYQVLIKYLSAATAGGTYLLQLGDFKKELSVIIQKTGVVTQDIGTIKLNKGAAQLKIAPLQVPGNEPMKLLEIQLIPLTK; from the coding sequence ATGAAGCTCCGGATAAACCGCAAGTCGGCTTTTTTACTCTCTCTTTCTTTAATTACCGGGTCGGCTTATAGCCAGGTGCCTGGTGATGAAGATAAGGAAATGTTTAATCAGGCCAGGCAGCGTGATGAGCGGGCTATAGATGTTGCCAAAACAGGTTGGTGGACCGAATCCATGAAGCGCCATGAGCAGCGCATGCAATGGTGGAGGGAAGCTAAGTTTGGTATGTTTGTGCACTGGGGCCTGTATTCCATGCCTGAAGGGGAATGGAAAGGAAAGGTGGTAAGCGGTTATGCCGAACACCTGATGAGAAAGGAAAAGATCAGCAGGGCGGCTTATCTTGAGCTTGCCCATGAATTTAATCCCCTGAAATTTAATGCGGAAGAATGGATCCTGAATGCTAAAAAAGCAGGGATGCATTACTTTATCGTCACCGCCAAGCACCATGATGGTTTTGCCCTGTTCGACTCCGGGGTTTCTGATTTTGATGTGATCGATCAGACCCCTTTTAAGCGTGACCCAATGGCGGAACTTGCTGCGGCAGCTAAAAAACACGGAATGAAATTCGGTTTTTACTATTCCCATGCTTTCGACTGGGAGCATCCTGATGCACCGGGAAACGATTGGGAGTACCAGAATCCGGGCGGAGACCGGCTGATAGGTGGGGCAAACTGGTTCGATAACCATCCGGAATGGTTGCCTAAAGCAGTAAAATATGTAGACCAGAAGGCGATTCCTCAGATTAAAGAATTGATCCGTAAATACCATCCGGATATCCTTTGGTTTGATACCCCTCATAAACTGCCGCTTTCCGAAAACCTGCGTATTCTTCAGGCCATCCGGGAAACGGACCCGGATATTGTGGTCAACGGACGCCTGGCCAGAAGTACCTCCGGAAATTTTGGTGATTACCTGAATACCGGCGACCGCCCCGCAGAGCTGCGTACCGTAGCGGGCGATTGGGAAGCGATTCCGACAACGAACGAATCTTATGGTTATTCGAAACACGATAACAGTCATAAGCCAGCAAAATTCTTTATTCAGCTGCTGGCCAATGCGGCTTCAAGAGGGGGTAATATCCTGTTGAATATCGGCCCGAAAGGAGACGGCAGTTTTGATCAGAAAGACAGCCGGATCCTGGATAGCATCGGCAGCTGGATGAAAACCAATTCAGTCGCAATATTCGGAACGGAGCGTTCTGCTTTGCCCATTCAGTCATGGGGTGTAGTTACTCAGAAAGAACAACGTCTTTACCTGCATGTATTTGAATGGCCTGAGGATGGAAAGCTGGTGCTCGCCGGATTGAAAACTGCAGTAGATGCTGCTTATCTGATTGCAGATGAGTCTGAAACCAAGCTTAATATAAAGCGTTTAAATAGTTCGGATCTGAGTATTGATGTTCCGGCTGTAGCTCCGGACGGATCGGATGCGGTGCTGGTATTGGAGCTGAAAGCTCCGGTAAAAGCGGAGGGTACGCGCTTGCTGTCTGTCCGAAATACCAACAGACTACTGGCCTTTGATGCCAGTCTTCATGGCAAAGGTTTTGGCTTTGGGGACGGGAAAACTGACCGTTATTTTGTGGATGGGTGGAAAAGCAAAACGCAGTCCCTGTCCTGGGATTTCAGGACTCCACAGCCAGCGGAATATCAGGTCCTCATCAAATACCTTTCCGCTGCAACAGCCGGAGGAACGTACCTCCTTCAGCTGGGGGATTTTAAAAAGGAACTTTCCGTCATCATCCAAAAAACAGGAGTGGTGACTCAGGATATAGGCACTATAAAATTAAATAAGGGAGCGGCACAGCTTAAAATCGCTCCCCTTCAGGTTCCTGGAAATGAACCCATGAAGTTGCTGGAAATTCAACTCATTCCTTTAACCAAATGA
- a CDS encoding glycoside hydrolase family 88 protein — translation MKRYLFTVLALSVLHSSAFAQKVNVKKVFDKAARQTQVMLGEVDKVKHSSGKTGLVSPRTIEHGKLKLVASKDWTSGFFPGVLWFLYEYTQQQHWKKEAEKFSADIEKEKLNGTTHDMGFKVFCSIGTGFRLTNDAHYKEVILQSAKTLSSRFNPKTGVILSWDHSRDKWVNPVIIDNMMNLELLFEATRLSGDSSFYKIAVSHANTTMKNHFRPDYSSYHVIDYDPATGAVLKKNTHQGYSHESAWSRGQAWALYGYTLCYRYTKDPVYLKQAEHIASFILNHPNMPKDLIPYWDFNAPNIPDEPRDVSAGAVIASALYELSDYSDQKKLYQEKAGIMLQSMANIYTARVGENKGFILTSSTGSKPSGTEVNEPLSYADYYYLEALLRAEKRK, via the coding sequence ATGAAAAGATATCTCTTTACCGTATTAGCCCTCTCCGTATTACATTCCAGCGCTTTTGCACAAAAAGTAAACGTTAAAAAGGTTTTTGATAAAGCTGCCCGGCAAACGCAGGTGATGTTGGGGGAGGTTGATAAAGTAAAACACAGTTCGGGAAAAACCGGATTGGTGTCTCCCAGGACGATTGAACACGGAAAACTGAAGCTGGTGGCCTCCAAAGACTGGACAAGCGGCTTTTTTCCGGGGGTATTGTGGTTCCTCTATGAATATACCCAACAACAACACTGGAAGAAAGAGGCAGAGAAATTCTCTGCCGATATTGAAAAAGAAAAACTAAACGGCACTACCCATGATATGGGGTTTAAAGTATTCTGCAGCATTGGTACCGGTTTCCGTCTTACCAATGATGCACATTACAAAGAAGTAATCCTTCAATCCGCAAAAACACTGAGCAGCCGTTTTAACCCGAAAACAGGGGTGATTCTTTCCTGGGACCATAGCCGTGATAAATGGGTAAATCCGGTGATTATAGACAACATGATGAACCTGGAGCTGCTTTTTGAGGCAACCCGCTTAAGCGGAGATTCTTCATTTTATAAGATCGCGGTAAGCCATGCCAATACCACGATGAAAAATCATTTCCGTCCGGATTACAGTTCTTATCATGTGATTGACTATGATCCTGCAACCGGAGCGGTGTTGAAAAAGAACACCCATCAGGGCTATAGTCATGAGTCGGCATGGTCCAGAGGACAGGCATGGGCGCTTTACGGATATACCTTGTGTTACCGTTATACCAAAGATCCGGTGTACCTGAAACAGGCAGAACACATTGCTTCTTTTATCCTGAACCATCCGAATATGCCAAAAGACCTGATTCCATACTGGGATTTTAATGCACCGAATATTCCGGACGAACCAAGAGATGTATCGGCAGGGGCTGTGATTGCTTCTGCACTCTATGAGTTGAGTGACTACAGTGATCAAAAGAAACTATATCAGGAAAAAGCGGGCATCATGCTGCAAAGCATGGCCAATATTTATACCGCAAGGGTAGGGGAGAATAAAGGGTTCATCCTGACCAGCAGTACGGGATCAAAACCTTCAGGTACTGAGGTCAATGAACCGCTTTCCTACGCGGATTATTACTACCTGGAAGCATTGCTAAGGGCAGAGAAGAGGAAATAG
- a CDS encoding heparin lyase I family protein, translated as MKTNHVMIAVLMSGGLLLSSCKKEKEPDAAQKDLASAAADVGIMSVLFNGDASNGSSNVWKDINIEGTGTVTTVNDETGTLTWKFLKPSGSHRTEGHGAKNYEAQDGDEIYIGWTSKIYMPSTLKTDALFQWKSYPTSGSLQNHPFMVRTKNGNLELQHFDDNHVASVPWSTPLSTSTWLKFVIRMKVSRDASVGFIEFWYNGVKQTLSNGSQRLYCRTLDVDYCDPKWGVYGGDTSQVTHFVKKIRIGSTYADAAQ; from the coding sequence ATGAAAACAAACCATGTAATGATTGCTGTATTGATGAGTGGAGGCCTGTTATTGTCGAGTTGTAAAAAAGAAAAAGAGCCGGATGCTGCTCAAAAAGATCTGGCCAGCGCTGCTGCTGATGTCGGAATCATGTCTGTCCTCTTTAACGGAGATGCGAGTAATGGATCTTCAAACGTTTGGAAAGACATTAACATTGAAGGAACAGGAACTGTGACCACCGTAAATGATGAAACAGGTACCCTGACCTGGAAATTCCTGAAACCTTCCGGAAGTCATCGTACCGAAGGACATGGTGCTAAAAATTATGAGGCCCAGGATGGAGATGAGATCTATATTGGCTGGACGAGCAAAATCTATATGCCTTCCACTTTAAAGACAGATGCGCTTTTCCAATGGAAATCTTATCCTACCTCAGGTTCTTTACAAAACCATCCGTTTATGGTCAGGACAAAAAATGGAAACCTGGAACTTCAGCACTTTGATGACAATCATGTGGCTAGTGTTCCATGGTCTACTCCACTTTCTACGAGTACCTGGCTGAAATTCGTGATCCGTATGAAAGTTTCCAGAGATGCATCCGTTGGATTTATCGAATTCTGGTATAATGGGGTAAAACAAACCCTTTCCAATGGCAGTCAGCGTTTATACTGCAGAACACTGGATGTAGATTATTGTGATCCTAAATGGGGAGTATACGGTGGAGACACTTCACAGGTAACCCATTTTGTGAAAAAGATCAGAATCGGCTCTACCTATGCTGATGCTGCACAATAA
- a CDS encoding alpha-L-fucosidase: protein MRKISFSLLLAFSIFIQLAYGQQSIPKEERMAWWREAKFGMFIHWGIYAQFAGVYRGEEQRRGGAEWIMNRSKIPVAEYQEMAKSFNPTKYDADAWVKMAKDAGMKYLVITAKHHDGFALFNSKASKWDITDATPYGKDLLKPLAVACKKYGLKLGFYYSQAQDWNNPGGAAARKVMSEGWANPDSVKVDAYTLANKGHWDPAQQTRTFDQYIDEVAVPQVKELMTNYGDIAVLWWDTPTNMTDDAALKLQNALKTQPYIITNDRLKRPNFPGDTKTPEQKIPNQAELDGLDWETCMTMNGTWGFRTSDHKWKSSETLIRNLADIASKGGNYLLNIGPKPDGTFPEESVKRLSDIGKWMKVNSESIYGTKASPLLPLDWGRCTKKETKNGTTLYFSVFNWPANGQLLIPGIKNKVLSARLLAGKGKIAAETKGADLLLKLPAQAPDAIASVIKVEFEGNIASQHTDQPKKEMKTGALD, encoded by the coding sequence ATGCGCAAAATATCATTTTCCCTGCTTCTGGCATTTTCTATTTTTATTCAACTGGCTTATGGTCAGCAATCCATTCCTAAAGAGGAGCGCATGGCCTGGTGGCGCGAAGCGAAATTCGGGATGTTCATCCATTGGGGGATCTATGCCCAGTTTGCAGGGGTTTATCGTGGAGAGGAACAAAGAAGAGGCGGAGCGGAATGGATCATGAACAGGTCCAAAATTCCCGTTGCGGAATATCAGGAAATGGCGAAAAGCTTTAATCCTACAAAATACGATGCCGATGCCTGGGTAAAAATGGCGAAAGATGCCGGGATGAAATACCTGGTCATTACGGCAAAACACCATGATGGATTTGCTTTATTCAATTCAAAAGCGAGCAAATGGGACATCACTGATGCGACACCTTATGGTAAAGATTTGTTAAAACCCCTGGCAGTTGCCTGCAAGAAATATGGACTTAAACTAGGCTTTTACTACTCACAGGCCCAGGATTGGAACAATCCGGGTGGTGCAGCAGCGAGAAAAGTGATGAGTGAAGGATGGGCAAACCCGGATTCTGTAAAAGTTGATGCGTATACATTGGCCAATAAAGGCCACTGGGATCCGGCACAACAGACCAGAACCTTTGATCAGTACATTGATGAGGTTGCCGTTCCACAGGTAAAAGAACTGATGACCAATTATGGCGATATCGCGGTGCTATGGTGGGATACGCCGACAAATATGACCGATGATGCCGCTTTAAAGCTTCAGAATGCCTTAAAAACACAACCTTATATCATTACCAACGACCGCTTAAAAAGACCCAACTTCCCTGGAGATACCAAAACTCCGGAGCAGAAAATCCCAAATCAGGCAGAGCTGGATGGTCTGGATTGGGAAACCTGTATGACGATGAATGGTACCTGGGGATTCAGGACTTCAGATCATAAATGGAAATCCAGTGAAACACTGATCCGCAACCTGGCTGATATTGCCTCAAAAGGAGGGAATTACCTGCTGAATATTGGTCCGAAACCCGATGGCACCTTTCCGGAAGAGAGTGTGAAGAGATTAAGTGACATCGGAAAATGGATGAAAGTGAACAGCGAATCGATCTATGGAACAAAGGCGAGCCCATTGTTGCCTTTAGACTGGGGACGCTGCACTAAAAAAGAAACTAAAAACGGAACCACACTTTATTTTTCGGTGTTCAACTGGCCTGCCAATGGTCAGCTGCTTATTCCGGGTATAAAAAATAAAGTCCTTTCTGCCAGATTACTTGCTGGAAAGGGGAAGATTGCTGCGGAAACAAAAGGAGCTGATCTGCTTTTAAAACTCCCTGCCCAGGCACCTGATGCCATAGCAAGTGTGATTAAAGTAGAGTTTGAAGGTAATATTGCCAGTCAGCATACCGACCAGCCGAAAAAAGAAATGAAAACCGGTGCATTAGACTAA
- a CDS encoding polysaccharide lyase 6 family protein, whose amino-acid sequence MKKIMTMGLALLLMSSSWKAQAKDYRISSAKELDALHLKAGDRVLMAEGEWKDQQLKFKGNGTKGRPIVLMAANPGKTILNGNSTLDIDGSWLLVEGLAFANGRLDSGEVINFSEKSFSCRLTNTTVTDYNGANDQVDYTWVSLRGSHNRVDHCLLKGKNHQGVTLVVWLSDKPNYHQIDHNYFGPRPELGRNGGETIRIGTSTWSFYDSFTVVEQNIFDHCDGEIEAVSVKSCKNTIRNNLFYECKATLTLRHGNHSEVYGNYFIGNGKPGTGGVRIIGEDHLVRDNYFQDLTGTGNSAAISVMAGLPNPILVSHWQVKNARITDNLILNCKEPFAIAAGYRTDRYLPALNTYFGKNIIVGNTEPLKWYDEKVVVNFEGNQILSASFSGQQGRGFELKNEQLKKTESGVFLRPGQADFKPFWESEQIGPSWISNLNKKIIIN is encoded by the coding sequence ATGAAAAAAATTATGACTATGGGGCTTGCCCTGCTGCTGATGAGCAGTAGCTGGAAAGCACAGGCAAAGGACTACCGGATCAGCTCGGCTAAAGAGCTGGATGCCCTTCATTTAAAAGCCGGCGACAGGGTGCTGATGGCGGAAGGAGAATGGAAGGATCAGCAGCTGAAATTTAAAGGCAATGGAACGAAAGGTCGGCCGATTGTTTTGATGGCCGCAAATCCAGGGAAAACCATCTTAAATGGAAACTCTACCCTGGATATTGATGGTTCCTGGTTGCTGGTAGAGGGACTTGCTTTTGCCAACGGGCGTTTAGATTCCGGAGAGGTCATTAATTTTTCCGAAAAGTCTTTTTCCTGCCGTCTTACAAATACTACGGTTACCGATTACAACGGAGCCAATGATCAGGTGGACTATACCTGGGTTTCCTTAAGGGGGAGCCACAATCGCGTAGACCATTGCCTGCTGAAAGGGAAAAATCATCAGGGGGTAACTTTGGTGGTCTGGCTTTCTGACAAGCCGAATTACCATCAGATTGACCATAACTATTTTGGTCCACGTCCGGAACTGGGCAGAAATGGTGGAGAGACCATCCGTATCGGAACCAGTACCTGGTCATTTTACGATTCCTTTACCGTAGTGGAGCAAAATATCTTTGACCATTGCGACGGGGAGATCGAAGCGGTTTCTGTTAAATCCTGCAAAAATACCATTCGCAATAACCTCTTTTATGAGTGCAAAGCGACCCTGACTCTGAGGCATGGGAACCACTCTGAAGTCTACGGAAATTACTTCATTGGGAATGGGAAACCAGGTACCGGAGGAGTCCGGATTATAGGAGAAGATCACCTGGTCCGGGATAACTATTTTCAGGACCTGACCGGAACGGGAAACAGCGCTGCAATCTCTGTAATGGCGGGCTTGCCGAACCCAATTCTGGTGAGTCATTGGCAGGTGAAAAATGCCCGGATTACGGACAACCTGATCCTGAATTGTAAGGAGCCTTTTGCCATTGCTGCGGGCTACAGAACGGACCGGTATTTACCTGCTTTGAATACCTATTTTGGGAAGAACATTATCGTCGGCAACACAGAACCTTTGAAATGGTATGATGAAAAAGTAGTAGTCAATTTTGAAGGCAATCAGATCCTCAGTGCTTCCTTTTCCGGTCAGCAGGGTAGGGGATTTGAACTTAAAAATGAGCAGCTGAAAAAGACGGAGTCTGGTGTTTTTTTAAGACCGGGACAAGCCGATTTTAAACCTTTCTGGGAATCAGAGCAGATCGGACCATCCTGGATTTCTAACTTAAATAAAAAGATCATCATAAATTAG